One Halarcobacter ebronensis genomic window carries:
- a CDS encoding DHH family phosphoesterase: MKKDFILNNKINTTDYAKALQLIEKSRYILIITHVNPDPDSISSALALSNLFYENKIKHKVFNISSDLPKSLDFINRYDKITDQLPKFYDLVISCDCASKKRFGFEVDETIPIINFDHHDSNDFFGNINLVDPMKSSTAEIIYDFFKFNGLYITKNSATSLYVGIYDDSLAFSLNRCDELTFDKVNHLVEFGASPSEIADKLKRRDSLAKYRIIPKVLESLELHNEGKIATIYAKEEWFKETGAHNRDCDEVLNMIMKMHIVKVALFVRVVNSSCRISLRSKQKINVAKIASKYGGGGHLNASGFSMESTDINSVKNEILKEILETTK; the protein is encoded by the coding sequence ATGAAAAAAGACTTTATCTTAAATAATAAAATAAATACTACAGATTACGCAAAAGCATTACAGCTTATTGAGAAGAGTAGATATATCTTGATTATTACCCATGTAAATCCAGATCCAGACTCTATCTCTTCGGCTTTAGCTTTGTCAAATTTATTTTATGAAAATAAGATTAAACATAAGGTTTTTAATATAAGTTCTGATTTACCAAAAAGTTTAGATTTTATAAATAGATATGACAAAATTACAGACCAACTGCCAAAATTTTATGATTTGGTTATCTCTTGCGATTGTGCCTCTAAAAAAAGATTTGGTTTTGAAGTTGATGAGACAATACCAATTATAAATTTTGACCACCATGATTCAAATGATTTTTTTGGCAATATAAATTTAGTTGATCCTATGAAGAGTTCAACTGCTGAGATAATCTATGACTTTTTTAAATTCAATGGATTGTATATAACAAAAAATAGTGCTACCTCTTTATATGTTGGAATATATGATGACTCTTTGGCATTCTCTTTAAATAGATGTGATGAGTTAACTTTTGATAAAGTAAATCATCTTGTTGAGTTTGGAGCTAGTCCTTCTGAAATTGCAGATAAGTTGAAAAGAAGAGACTCCCTAGCAAAATATAGAATTATTCCAAAAGTTTTAGAAAGTCTTGAACTTCACAATGAAGGTAAAATTGCAACTATATATGCAAAAGAGGAGTGGTTTAAAGAGACTGGTGCACATAATAGAGACTGTGATGAAGTTCTAAATATGATAATGAAGATGCATATAGTTAAAGTTGCTCTTTTTGTAAGAGTTGTAAATAGTTCTTGTAGAATAAGCTTGCGTTCAAAGCAGAAGATTAATGTTGCGAAAATAGCTTCTAAATATGGAGGTGGAGGACACCTTAACGCGTCAGGTTTTTCTATGGAAAGTACAGATATAAATAGTGTAAAAAACGAGATTTTAAAGGAAATACTTGAGACGACAAAATAG
- a CDS encoding M23 family metallopeptidase — translation MRRQNSNISKFLFFIFIIIVIIIGGFVYFSPLFEKTAPKITINNNGYWNVKDDIKVSLFDDSGIKSFKVFYEAGDKTEVILDNNNLPKGKSIGFNIKALTLTPDIKEIKLVIEAYDNSMWNLFKGNRAYEEYNLKIDKKRPIARVITNSYNIRRGGSAAVVVEVSDENLEDKYITFNNDTRFELIPYMKEGFYTAIIAWPIDIEFDSFERVNLVAVDKANNKTITKIPLYIKDLAIKRDKLTISDNFVNRVSIPVLQKSGYDVPTTNVEIFVKQNEELRANNVKTIKKVSLDNMSKELETSFDIKPFKRLQNSKRFAGFAERRSYYYDGEKIDEAWHLGMDWASIKHAPIEISNKGKVIFSDYLGIYGNTLIVDHGFGIQSLYAHTSRFNVNKDQELKIGQEIANTGSTGAVFGDHLHFGVLIQGIEVNPLEWMDANWIKTRVTNILEEANQEIRSSK, via the coding sequence TTGAGACGACAAAATAGTAATATAAGCAAATTTTTATTTTTTATTTTTATTATAATAGTTATTATAATTGGAGGATTTGTATATTTTTCTCCACTTTTTGAAAAAACTGCACCTAAAATAACTATTAACAACAATGGTTATTGGAATGTAAAAGATGATATTAAAGTTTCACTTTTTGATGATAGTGGAATTAAATCTTTCAAAGTTTTTTATGAAGCAGGTGATAAAACTGAAGTTATTTTAGATAATAATAATTTACCAAAAGGAAAGAGTATAGGGTTTAATATTAAAGCACTTACTTTAACTCCTGATATAAAAGAGATAAAATTGGTAATTGAAGCTTATGATAATTCAATGTGGAATCTTTTTAAAGGTAATAGAGCTTATGAAGAGTATAACTTAAAGATTGACAAAAAAAGACCAATAGCTAGAGTTATAACAAATTCATATAATATAAGAAGAGGTGGAAGTGCAGCTGTTGTAGTTGAAGTAAGTGATGAGAATTTAGAAGATAAATATATTACTTTTAATAACGACACTAGATTTGAACTAATCCCTTATATGAAAGAGGGATTTTACACAGCAATAATAGCTTGGCCTATTGATATAGAGTTTGATTCTTTTGAAAGGGTTAATTTAGTAGCAGTTGATAAAGCAAATAATAAAACCATAACAAAAATACCTCTTTATATAAAAGATTTAGCTATTAAAAGAGATAAATTAACAATTTCAGACAATTTTGTAAACAGAGTCTCTATTCCTGTTCTTCAAAAAAGTGGTTATGATGTTCCAACAACAAATGTTGAAATTTTTGTAAAACAGAATGAAGAGTTAAGAGCAAACAATGTTAAAACAATTAAAAAGGTTTCTCTTGATAATATGTCTAAAGAGTTAGAAACAAGTTTTGATATTAAACCTTTTAAAAGATTGCAAAATTCAAAAAGATTTGCAGGTTTTGCAGAAAGAAGATCTTATTATTATGATGGGGAAAAGATTGATGAAGCTTGGCATTTAGGTATGGATTGGGCAAGTATAAAACATGCGCCAATTGAGATTTCAAATAAAGGGAAAGTGATTTTTAGTGATTATTTAGGAATATATGGAAATACTTTGATTGTAGATCATGGATTTGGAATTCAATCCCTTTATGCACATACAAGTAGATTTAATGTTAATAAAGATCAAGAGCTAAAAATTGGTCAAGAGATAGCAAATACTGGAAGCACAGGGGCAGTATTTGGAGATCACTTACATTTTGGTGTTTTGATTCAAGGAATAGAGGTAAATCCTTTAGAGTGGATGGATGCCAATTGGATTAAAACAAGGGTAACAAATATTTTAGAAGAAGCTAATCAAGAGATAAGAAGTAGCAAATGA
- the lpxC gene encoding UDP-3-O-acyl-N-acetylglucosamine deacetylase has protein sequence MRQRTIEKSVEIVGIGLHKGVPVKMRLEPLDSDMGIVFYRVDAGVTIPLKIENVVDTKMATVIGKDGVVVSTIEHLLSAVYAYGIDNLRVVIDNDEVPVLDGSSSGYCMLIDEAGIKELEKSKRAIKIKKDVEVTTEDGKKVALKPSNHIIYDFSINFEHPVIGEQQFHFDYSIAEYKENISRARTFGFLHEVQYLRSIGLAQGGSMENAIVLDHSKVLNPEGLRYEDEFVRHKILDAIGDMALLGYTLVGEYNAHAGSHHLNHLLTKKLYEDEANYEIINLEEAQEEAEVFELAYSKAVV, from the coding sequence ATGAGACAAAGAACAATAGAAAAAAGTGTCGAAATAGTTGGAATTGGACTTCATAAAGGAGTTCCTGTAAAGATGAGACTTGAACCACTAGACTCAGATATGGGAATAGTGTTTTATAGAGTTGATGCAGGAGTTACAATTCCTTTGAAAATTGAAAATGTTGTAGATACAAAAATGGCAACAGTAATTGGAAAAGATGGAGTTGTTGTCTCTACTATTGAACACCTATTATCTGCTGTTTATGCTTATGGTATTGATAATCTAAGAGTTGTTATTGATAATGATGAGGTTCCAGTTCTTGATGGAAGTTCTTCTGGATATTGTATGCTTATAGATGAGGCTGGAATAAAAGAGCTTGAAAAATCAAAAAGAGCAATAAAAATAAAAAAAGATGTTGAAGTAACAACGGAAGATGGTAAAAAAGTTGCATTAAAACCTTCAAACCACATTATCTATGATTTTTCTATTAATTTTGAGCACCCTGTTATTGGAGAACAACAGTTCCATTTTGACTACTCAATTGCTGAATATAAAGAGAATATAAGTAGAGCAAGAACTTTTGGGTTTTTGCATGAAGTTCAATATTTAAGAAGTATTGGTTTAGCACAAGGGGGAAGTATGGAAAATGCTATTGTACTAGATCATTCAAAAGTTTTAAACCCTGAAGGTTTAAGATATGAAGATGAATTTGTAAGACATAAAATTCTTGATGCCATAGGAGATATGGCACTGCTTGGATATACTCTTGTGGGAGAGTATAATGCCCATGCAGGAAGCCATCACTTAAATCATTTACTTACAAAAAAGCTATATGAAGATGAAGCAAATTATGAAATAATAAATTTAGAAGAGGCGCAAGAAGAGGCTGAAGTATTTGAGCTTGCTTACTCAAAGGCAGTTGTATAA
- the thrB gene encoding homoserine kinase, which translates to MRICVPATSANLGPGFDTLGLAISLHNQVSIKPSKFHSVSLKGEGANNPVLKDNNMFIAIFNDFYQNLSNKKRHFRFEFANDIPLSRGLGSSSAVIVSAIASAYAIEGIEIDKDKLLNLALAYESHPDNITPAVMGGFNVATVQDNEVKYIRKNMPKTLKAVVVIPNRPISTQLARKALPFKYSKEDAVFNISHSSLLTAAFMSEDWDTLKLASQDKIHQKYRMKQMPELFDVQKTALKCGALMSTLSGSGSTLFTICLNEDAQRVEKELKNKFPHFKVLTRDFDNDGVTVEY; encoded by the coding sequence TTGAGAATATGTGTTCCTGCAACAAGTGCAAATTTGGGACCGGGGTTTGATACTCTAGGTTTGGCTATTTCACTTCACAATCAAGTGAGTATCAAACCATCAAAATTTCATAGTGTTTCTTTAAAAGGTGAGGGTGCTAATAACCCAGTGCTAAAAGATAACAATATGTTTATTGCAATTTTTAATGATTTTTATCAAAATTTGTCAAACAAAAAAAGACATTTTAGATTTGAATTTGCCAATGATATTCCACTTTCAAGAGGGCTTGGAAGTTCTTCTGCTGTTATTGTTTCAGCAATTGCAAGTGCTTATGCAATTGAGGGTATTGAAATTGATAAAGACAAATTACTCAATCTAGCTTTAGCTTATGAGAGTCATCCTGATAATATTACTCCAGCAGTTATGGGTGGATTTAATGTGGCAACTGTACAAGATAATGAAGTAAAATATATTAGAAAAAATATGCCAAAAACTTTAAAAGCAGTTGTTGTAATACCAAATAGACCTATATCAACTCAACTTGCAAGAAAAGCTTTACCTTTTAAATACTCTAAAGAGGATGCAGTTTTTAATATTTCTCACTCATCTTTATTGACTGCTGCTTTTATGAGTGAAGATTGGGATACACTAAAATTGGCTTCTCAAGATAAAATACATCAAAAATATAGAATGAAACAGATGCCAGAACTCTTTGATGTGCAAAAAACTGCACTTAAATGTGGTGCTTTGATGAGTACACTTTCAGGTTCAGGTTCAACACTATTTACAATTTGTCTTAATGAAGATGCTCAAAGAGTTGAAAAAGAGTTAAAAAATAAATTTCCACATTTTAAAGTGTTAACAAGAGACTTTGATAATGATGGTGTAACTGTTGAATATTAA
- a CDS encoding DUF448 domain-containing protein produces the protein MTILKSPIRTCVICRGKFPQNELLRLKCEDKKLVPFDNNGRSFYICSDCLSIFENSQNNQKDLKRFEKTLCRLCKNKDDYLGQLKEIITHVR, from the coding sequence TTGACTATTTTAAAAAGCCCTATACGAACTTGTGTCATTTGTAGAGGAAAATTTCCTCAAAATGAGCTACTTCGTTTAAAATGTGAAGATAAGAAACTTGTACCATTTGATAACAATGGCAGAAGTTTTTATATCTGTAGTGATTGTCTTTCTATTTTTGAAAATTCACAAAACAATCAAAAAGATTTGAAAAGATTTGAAAAAACACTATGCAGATTGTGTAAAAACAAAGATGACTATTTAGGACAACTTAAGGAGATAATAACGCATGTCAGATAA
- the infB gene encoding translation initiation factor IF-2 has translation MSDNVRVYEIAEEAGASSNDVIAKAKDLGIDLKSPQSAVSFEDAEEIANYIMTGKSTRLKKKPVKAKKVVVKKETTPEKTEEKKVEALPETKKVETKKDSLEVESEEPKKEKALKSVTPNKIVPKRRGLKIIKKKKDTDFEPEIKKENNSSTTEEVQAKKPMKSLSEILGGNDEPVEEKPSLAQQQKIAAKKKEKKKQPARSHDHGKVIEFSGLEVADEEFSRSDESLLGEEVVLLDMGLTDTSKIFDDPKPNDNNKNQSRASKPAAFGNRPQGLKRGKRKKRIKQVREDVEITEITIPEDIRVYEFAEACGKSPAEVITVLFGLGMMVTKNDFLKQDELEILGEEFGIEVTVKDALEDVNYVEDYQEEVDISHFVTRPPVVTIMGHVDHGKTSLLDKIRSSKVASGEAGGITQHISAYTIEQSGQKITFVDTPGHAAFSAMRARGADVTDIVIIVVAADDGVMPQTEEVISHAKASGCPIIVAVNKMDKETANMDMVKAQMAEREMTPVDWGGDVEFIGVSAHTGMGIDDLLENILLQAEILELKADPKAKVKAAVVEASLEKGRGPVATVIVQNGILRLGDNIVCDTTYGRVKAITNDLGKPVKELGLSETGTVLGLNEVPAAGAIMVGQDSDKEARDIATKRAEHARAKELSKSTKVSLEEMSGLIAEGKIKQLPVIIKTDVAGSLEAIKGSLEKIQNDEVKVKVVHAGVGGITESDLVLASASEGCIILGFNVRPTGSVKNKAKADGVTINTYSIIYDLIDDVKDALSGMMSAIIREENTGQAEVRDTFVVPKVGTVAGCLVTDGKVIRGGLARIIRDGVVTYTGKISSLKRFKDDVKEVANGYECGIMFDKFNDIKVGDFIETFIQIEEKVHID, from the coding sequence ATGTCAGATAATGTAAGAGTTTATGAGATAGCAGAAGAGGCAGGAGCAAGTAGTAACGATGTTATTGCAAAAGCTAAGGATTTAGGAATTGATCTTAAATCTCCTCAAAGTGCAGTTTCATTCGAAGATGCTGAAGAGATAGCAAATTATATAATGACTGGTAAAAGTACTAGATTAAAGAAAAAACCAGTAAAAGCTAAAAAAGTTGTTGTAAAAAAAGAGACAACGCCAGAGAAGACTGAAGAGAAAAAAGTAGAGGCTTTACCTGAAACTAAAAAAGTAGAAACTAAAAAAGATAGTTTAGAAGTAGAAAGTGAAGAACCTAAAAAAGAAAAAGCTTTAAAGAGCGTAACTCCTAATAAGATTGTTCCAAAAAGAAGAGGTCTTAAAATCATTAAGAAGAAAAAAGATACTGATTTTGAACCTGAAATAAAAAAAGAGAATAACTCATCAACAACAGAAGAGGTTCAAGCAAAAAAACCAATGAAATCATTAAGTGAGATTTTAGGTGGAAATGATGAACCTGTGGAAGAAAAGCCTTCTTTAGCACAACAACAAAAAATTGCAGCAAAGAAAAAAGAGAAAAAGAAACAACCTGCAAGATCTCATGATCATGGAAAAGTAATTGAATTCTCTGGTTTAGAAGTTGCTGATGAAGAGTTCTCTCGTAGTGATGAATCTCTATTAGGGGAAGAGGTTGTTCTTCTTGATATGGGTTTAACAGATACTTCAAAAATTTTTGATGATCCAAAACCAAATGATAATAATAAAAATCAATCAAGAGCTTCAAAACCTGCAGCATTTGGAAATAGACCTCAAGGTTTAAAAAGAGGGAAAAGAAAGAAAAGAATTAAGCAAGTTAGAGAAGATGTTGAAATAACTGAAATTACTATTCCAGAAGATATTAGAGTTTATGAATTTGCAGAAGCTTGTGGAAAATCTCCTGCTGAAGTAATTACTGTACTTTTTGGTCTTGGAATGATGGTTACAAAAAATGACTTTTTAAAACAAGATGAATTGGAAATCCTTGGTGAAGAGTTTGGAATTGAAGTAACAGTAAAAGATGCTCTAGAAGATGTAAACTATGTTGAAGATTACCAAGAAGAAGTTGATATTTCTCACTTTGTAACTAGACCACCAGTTGTAACAATTATGGGACACGTTGACCATGGTAAAACATCACTTTTAGATAAAATTAGAAGCTCAAAAGTTGCTTCTGGTGAGGCTGGAGGGATTACTCAACATATTTCAGCTTACACAATTGAACAAAGTGGTCAAAAAATCACATTTGTAGATACTCCAGGTCACGCCGCTTTCTCAGCAATGAGAGCAAGAGGTGCGGATGTTACTGATATTGTTATTATTGTTGTTGCAGCAGATGATGGAGTTATGCCACAAACTGAAGAGGTAATCTCTCATGCAAAAGCTTCAGGATGTCCAATTATAGTTGCAGTTAACAAAATGGATAAAGAGACTGCAAATATGGATATGGTAAAAGCTCAAATGGCAGAAAGAGAGATGACTCCTGTTGATTGGGGTGGAGATGTTGAGTTTATTGGAGTTTCAGCACATACTGGAATGGGAATTGATGATTTACTAGAAAACATTCTCCTTCAAGCAGAAATTTTAGAGTTAAAAGCAGATCCAAAAGCAAAAGTAAAAGCTGCTGTTGTTGAGGCTTCCCTTGAAAAAGGTAGAGGTCCAGTTGCTACAGTTATTGTTCAAAATGGTATATTAAGATTGGGTGATAATATTGTTTGTGATACAACATACGGAAGAGTAAAAGCTATTACTAATGATTTAGGAAAACCAGTAAAAGAGTTGGGACTTTCAGAAACAGGTACAGTTCTTGGATTAAATGAAGTTCCTGCTGCAGGTGCAATCATGGTTGGTCAAGACTCTGATAAAGAAGCAAGAGATATTGCAACAAAAAGAGCTGAACACGCAAGAGCAAAAGAACTCTCAAAATCTACTAAAGTATCTTTAGAAGAGATGAGTGGTCTTATAGCAGAAGGAAAAATCAAACAACTTCCAGTTATTATCAAAACTGATGTTGCAGGTTCACTTGAAGCTATCAAAGGAAGCTTAGAAAAAATCCAAAACGATGAAGTAAAAGTAAAAGTAGTTCATGCTGGTGTTGGTGGAATTACTGAATCGGATTTAGTATTAGCAAGTGCTAGTGAGGGTTGTATTATCCTTGGATTTAATGTAAGACCTACAGGTTCAGTTAAAAATAAAGCAAAAGCTGATGGTGTTACAATTAATACTTACTCAATTATTTATGATTTAATAGATGATGTTAAAGATGCATTATCTGGTATGATGAGTGCAATAATTAGAGAAGAAAACACTGGTCAAGCAGAGGTTAGAGATACATTCGTTGTACCAAAAGTTGGAACTGTAGCAGGATGTTTAGTAACTGATGGTAAAGTTATCAGAGGTGGACTAGCAAGAATCATCAGAGATGGTGTTGTAACATATACAGGAAAAATTTCATCATTAAAAAGATTTAAAGATGATGTTAAAGAGGTTGCAAACGGTTATGAGTGTGGTATTATGTTTGATAAATTCAATGATATTAAAGTTGGAGATTTTATTGAAACATTTATCCAAATTGAAGAAAAAGTTCATATTGACTAA